The DNA sequence ACGGCCGGCGTCAGACCGGCTCCAATCATCGTGTAAGCCGTGTAAGCCATTTCCAGGACCGTCGTAAATTGGGTCAAAAGCAAATACGCCGTCACACCCAAAATAACAATCCAGATGCGCTGAAACCGCACCAGCGTTTTTCCGCTGGCCTTGGGATTGATAAAGCGCTGGTAGATGTCCCGGGTCACATTCGTGCTGGGTGTGAGCAAAAAGGAATTTCCCGTGGAAATAATAATGGCTACAGCCGCTCCCAGAAGCATGACGCCTGCAAACAGGGGCAGTCCCACTTCGCTCCCGTGGCGGGCGGTGTAGAGAATTACCGTTTCGTGATCCTTCAGATTTACAAAATAGCTGCTGGCAATCATCGCCAGAAAGCAGATCATCGATTCGATGACCACCGTCCCGGAAATCCAGCCGACGACAGCCGTGCGGGCAGCCTTTTCATTTTTCGCCGAAAAGAATTTCTGGTACATACTGGATTCTCCCAGCAACAGGAAAAACACCGGGAAAAACACCCCCATTGCCCAAATGGGGTTTTCGCGGCCAAACACCTTAAAATGATCCGCAGGCAGTGTGGTCACCACGTGGTGGATACCGCCCACGCCATGCAGGAGAAACGGAACCGCAATCAAGATACCCAGCAAGATCATGGTGCCGTTAAAGATGTCCAGCGTCACGATGGAAATCATCCCTGCCATGGAGGTGTAGGCAATAATAAAAACGGCCGTCAGCAGGACGCCGTATTTCATCGGGATGCCTGCGATCAGCTCCAGAACCATTCCGCCCCCCTTAAATTGGTAACCGACAATGGTGGTGTAGGCAATGATGATGGTCAGGGTGCCCAGCATTCGTGCCCATTTGTTGTAGCGGGCTTCCAGCAGATCGGGCAGTGTAAATTGGGCAATTCGGCGTACGCGTCCGGCCAGAAAATACACCACCACAATAGCCGTCCAGGCTCCGGCGCTGCCCCAGAGCTCGGAGATACCCCGATTGTACGCCAGACCCGCCCCGGCAATGATGCTGCCCGAGCCAATCCAGGTGGAAAGCAGTGTTCCCACCAAAAGAATGGTGGGCACCTTTCGCCCCGCCACCATAAAATCGGTTTGATTTTTCACCAGGCGACTTTTGTACAGACCCAGCCCGATTAAAAAGGCCAGGTAAATCATGACAGCCCAGAAGTAAATCATCCTAAAAAAACTCCGCTTTCAATTTACGGCGATGCAACATCCACAATCATAACGTTTACCGGCACAGATGGGAAGTGTCGTTTTTGTGAATTTCCT is a window from the Calditrichota bacterium genome containing:
- a CDS encoding sodium:solute symporter family protein translates to MIYFWAVMIYLAFLIGLGLYKSRLVKNQTDFMVAGRKVPTILLVGTLLSTWIGSGSIIAGAGLAYNRGISELWGSAGAWTAIVVVYFLAGRVRRIAQFTLPDLLEARYNKWARMLGTLTIIIAYTTIVGYQFKGGGMVLELIAGIPMKYGVLLTAVFIIAYTSMAGMISIVTLDIFNGTMILLGILIAVPFLLHGVGGIHHVVTTLPADHFKVFGRENPIWAMGVFFPVFFLLLGESSMYQKFFSAKNEKAARTAVVGWISGTVVIESMICFLAMIASSYFVNLKDHETVILYTARHGSEVGLPLFAGVMLLGAAVAIIISTGNSFLLTPSTNVTRDIYQRFINPKASGKTLVRFQRIWIVILGVTAYLLLTQFTTVLEMAYTAYTMIGAGLTPAVLAAFLWKRVTPAGGVSSILGGMLGTLVAKFGFGIGWDYIIFPAIALSLILLIGVSLLTPPSPEEKWKPFMEKS